In Paludibacter propionicigenes WB4, the genomic window CGTCGGCATGATGCGCCACAGCGATGGCTTCTGCATCAAGTTTTTTCAGCAAATCATGAAACCACTCGTAGCGTAAGTCGCGGGCAGCCATTTCTATCGAAATTCCGTGTCTATCGGCATAGCTTACGGTATCAAAATCAATGCTATAGAAGGGTAACTTCATCGTTTTAGACAACGCACGAACAAACTCCTCGTCGCGGTCGGATTCTTCCATTCTCAAATGAAAGTTGCAATGCGCCACCACACACTCGTACCCCAGCACATGCAGTATATGCAACAGCACAACCGAATCTGTTCCACCGCTCACCCCAACAATTACCCGTGCTTTCGGGTTCAGCAATTGTTGTCGTTCAATATAAGATTGTACTTTTTGTTGCATAAAATGTTCCAATTAAAGTATCTTTGTACCTGAAAAATGGCATAGACAAAGGTATTCATTTTTCGCAGAAACAGAAAATCAGCAAAAGAAAACGCTTATCGAATTTATCGCCCTGTTTTAGACCGATGATGAACCGAGATTATATTGCATTCCGATTATGAATTACGCTCAAACCATACAATATCTGTACGATCGTCTTCCGGTGTTTCACCACATTGGCAGTGCAGCCTACAAACCCGGACTGGACAATACCATCCGGCTGATGAATGCACTCGACAATCCGCATACCCGCTACCGTACCATTCACATTGCCGGCACCAACGGCAAAGGTTCCGTGTCTCACATGCTGGCATCCGTGCTGCAACATGCGGGCTACAAGGTGGGTTTATACACCTCGCCGCATTTGGTTGAGTTCGGTGAGCGTATCCGTGTCAATGGTAACATGATAGAGCAGCAATATGTTGTGGATTTTGTAGAAAAACATCAGAATTTATTCGGCGAGATTGAACCTTCGTTCTTCGAAGCCACTATGGCATTGGCTTTTGATTATTTTGCAGATAAACAAGTAGATATTGCCGTAATTGAAGTAGGCTTGGGTGGCCGGCTCGACAGTACCAACATCATACAACCCGAATTGTCGGTAATTACCAACATTAGTTTCGATCATGTAGGATTTCTGGGAGATACATTGGAAAAGATTGCGTTTGAGAAGGCCGGAATCATTAAACCCCACACACCGGTGGTGATTGGCGAGGCTCTACCCGAAACCCGCCCGGTATTCACTGCCAGAGCGTTAGAAGAAAACGCACCGCTCTGTTTTGCGCAGGAAACTGTCAGCGTATCATTTATTGACGATGCGGATGGAAAAATGCGCGTACAAACTTCCGACCATCGACGGTTTACGGTAGACTTATGCGGACTGTATCAGCTCAGCAACATAGCCACCGTGCTTACTGCTGTGCAACAATTAAACTCCCGAGGTATTTTAATCGACGAAGCAGCTCTGAAACAAGGGCTTGAAAGGGTTACCGAAACTACCGGACTAAAGGGGCGCTGGCAGGTTCTACGGCAGCATCCCACCATCGTAGCCGACACGGGACACAATGTGGGTGGCATTCGCTATGTAACGGAACAGATTAAAAAACAGACGTATAACACCCTGCGCATAGTGATAGGCATGGTCAACGACAAAGATATTTCGTCGGTATTGGCTTTATTGCCCCGCGAAGCTGTTTATTACTTTACCCAAGCCAATATTATACGCGCTCTCGATGCTGCCGAGTTAAAGGATAAAGCTAAAAGCTACGGTTTAGAAGGCAATGCATACAACACAGTGAAACAAGCGGTTAATGCAGCCATAACCCAAGCCGGAAAAGAGGACTTTCTATTTATCGGAGGCAGCAACTTTGTGGTGGGCGAAGCACTGGCGGAAACAGATTTTGCTTAGGTATACATTATTATATAAAGAAACAGGGTGAACATATTTTTCATTGTTCACCCTGTTTCTTTTTCTCTTATTCAGCTGTTACGCCGTTTTTACTTTATAACCGCAACTGGCTTTTCCCTTTACGATATTAGTCAGCTTCGATTTTAGCAGTTGTCTGCGTATTGGTGTAACGTGGTCGGTAAATAAATGACCTTCCAGATGGTCGTATTCATGCTGAACCACACGCGCCTTATAACCTTCAAATACATCAGTATGCTCTTTAAAATCCGGATCCAGATAGGTTATTTTGATGGACTGTGCCCGCGATACGGTTTCGTGTATTCCCGGGATGCTCAGACAGCCTTCGTCACCCGAAACTTCTTCTTCACTGCGTTCCAATATTTCAGGGTTTATCATGGTGATTTTGAATGCTCCCAATTCGGGATCATCTTCTTTAAAAGGTGCTAAGTCAATCACCAGCAAACGAATAGGCAAACCTACCTGTGGTGCTGCCAAACCCACGCCTTCGGCATGATACATAGTCTGAAACATATTATCGATAAGCGTGTTTAATTCCGGATAATCAGCATTAATCGGCTCAGCCACTTTGCGAAGTACAGCATTGCCGTAAGTGTAAATAGGTAATATCATTATGTGTTATGAAAAATTACAAGCTGCAAGTTATCAAAGCCCTGCATTAACGGGCAATAATAAATGAAACTTCCTTTATTATAAATTATATATTGATTCGAGATATGATTGCAGAATAATGGTGGCCGAAATTTTATCTACCAGCTCTTTATTCTGTCGGTCTTTTTTCTTTAAACCACCTTCGAGCATGGCTTTATGAGCTAAAACAGACGTAAAACGCTCATCAACATAAACAAGTTCAATTTCAGGAAATTTTCGCTGAAGTGCCGTCGCAAAAGGGCGTATGTACTGCATCGAGTCTGAGTCCTGTCCGTTCATTTGCTTAGGCAACCCTATCACAAATTTTTCGACAGGCTCTTTGGCTATGTATTTTTCCAGGTATGTCAGCACCTCGTGAGCCGAAACCGTGTCAAGACCATTGGCACTGATATGCAACATGTCAGTGACTGCCAGCCCTACACGCTTTTGTCCGTAATCAATAGCCAGAATTCTTCCCATACTTTTGTGTTTGAGCCTGCAAAGGTACAACTTTTAGACAAAAAAAGTTGAATATTTATCGATTCACAAACTATTTTACAACCCGAAAGTGCTAATACCCGGAATCAGGACGCCCTAAAACAAAAGAAATGTCAATGGATGAAAAATTCTAATCGCGTTATCCCGAACAATAAATATGCATTTAATATGCACATTTATTAGACCGATTTACGATTTATTCTCCAACACACCTCTATAAAATTAAAATGTCAGCAAATCCTGCTATCAAACATAAATATGACCATATCTTTCTGTTTAAAATAAATGGATTTGCAAAAAATGTTTAGTAATTTTGAGAGAATTTTTTTTCAATTTTTTTCGGTTAATTATTTATTTTATCAAATCATTTATAATCATTATGAAACAGTTTAAACGGACCGCAATGTTGCTTTTTGTAGCATTAATTGCATCAGGCAAAGCATTTGCCTCAGAGGCAAATCTCAAAATTCCGGATTTACATGATGCCACTTTTCCTCATTTTGGAGGAATGGATGGTTGGCACCTGTTACTTTTCGGTGCATTAGTAATTGTAGGTACACTTAGTATCAGTTTGTATTTGTTCAAACAAGTAAAATCGTTACCTGCCCACCAATCCATGTTGGATGTTGCCAGCACCATTTACAAAACCTGTCGCACGTACCTGTTGCAACAAGGTAAGTTCCTGGCCATTCTATTTGGAATTATCGCGGTGGCTATGGTGTATTACTTATCAATGGCAAATGCCGAAGCGACCGGACCCGATGCTTTATCAACACCAGTTGTTGTTATTTTAGTGCTTTTATTCTCCATTGTGGGTATGGCCGGCTCGTACGCAGTTGCATGGTATGGAATCCGAATCAATACTTATGCTAATGCCAGAACTGCTTTCGCTTCATTGAAAAAACGTCCGTGGGATGTGGTTAATATCCCGTTACGTTCCGGTATTTCTGTGGGTTTGTTCTTAATCTCACTTGAATTGGTAATGATGATTATTATTTTACTTTTTGTACCTCGCAGCATTGTTGGATATTGCTTCCTGGGTTTTGCCATTGGCGAATCGCTGGGTGCTTCCGTATTGCGTATTGCCGGGGGGATCTTTACCAAGATTGCTGATATTGGTTCAGACTTAATGAAAATTGTATTCAAAGTAAAAGAAGATGACCCTCGTAATCCGGGTGTAATTGCCGACTGTACGGGCGATAACGCAGGCGACAGTGTTGGACCTACTGCCGATGCTTTTGAAACTTACGGTGTTACCGGTGTTGCTTTGATTTCATTTATTACGCTGGCTATTCCTGCCGATCAGGTAGATCTTCAGGCTAAACTGATTGTTTGGATTTTCGGTATGCGCTTCCTGATGGATATTTTCTCCGGGATATCCTATTTTGTAAACAATGCCATTTCCGAAAAACAATATGGTAAATCATTGGATTTCGACTTTGAAAAACCATTGACCCGCCTCATCTGGATTGCTGCTATCTCTTGTATTGCCATTAGTTTTGGTATGAGTTATGTTCTTATTGGCGATATCACCGTTGGTGGAAAATTACTTCCTCATTTGTGGTGGCATCTGGCTACCATCATTAGCTTCGGTACATTGGCTGCCGTTCTGATTCCTGAATTTACCAAGAAGTTCACCAGTTCAAAATCAGATCACGTTCACGAAATTGTAACTGCTTCACGCGAAGGCGGCCCGTCATTGACTATTCTTTCGGGTATTGTTTCCGGAAATTATGCTGCATACTGGATGGGACTTCTAATGGTTGGTTTGATGGCTGGAGGTTATTTTATCAGTCAGAATTTAGGTATTGGAAACGCCATGAGCGGATACGAAAGTATTTTTGCTTTTGGTCTTGTAGCTTTTGGTTTCTTATGTATGGGACCTGTAACAATTGCTGTCGACAGTTATGGACCTGTAACCGATAATGCTCAATCCGTATTTGAGCTATCTCAAATTGAGCAAATCCCCAATATTAGTGCAGAAATTGAAAAATATTTTGGTTTCACTCCTGATTTTGAAAGAGGTAAACATTACTTAGAAGCTAATGATTCAGCCGGTAATACATTTAAAGCTACTGCAAAACCGGTTTTGATTGGTACAGCCGTTGCCGGTGCTACGACTATGATTTTCTCCATTATCCTTTTGTTGAAAGGCGTAGGCATGTTGAGTCTCGAGTTGACTCAGGCTCCTATTTTATTGGGACTGATTACCGGTGGAGCCATGGTGTTCTGGTTCTCAGGCGCATCGATTCAGGCAGTTACTACAGGAGCTTATCGGGCAGTT contains:
- a CDS encoding bifunctional folylpolyglutamate synthase/dihydrofolate synthase; translated protein: MNYAQTIQYLYDRLPVFHHIGSAAYKPGLDNTIRLMNALDNPHTRYRTIHIAGTNGKGSVSHMLASVLQHAGYKVGLYTSPHLVEFGERIRVNGNMIEQQYVVDFVEKHQNLFGEIEPSFFEATMALAFDYFADKQVDIAVIEVGLGGRLDSTNIIQPELSVITNISFDHVGFLGDTLEKIAFEKAGIIKPHTPVVIGEALPETRPVFTARALEENAPLCFAQETVSVSFIDDADGKMRVQTSDHRRFTVDLCGLYQLSNIATVLTAVQQLNSRGILIDEAALKQGLERVTETTGLKGRWQVLRQHPTIVADTGHNVGGIRYVTEQIKKQTYNTLRIVIGMVNDKDISSVLALLPREAVYYFTQANIIRALDAAELKDKAKSYGLEGNAYNTVKQAVNAAITQAGKEDFLFIGGSNFVVGEALAETDFA
- the def gene encoding peptide deformylase, yielding MILPIYTYGNAVLRKVAEPINADYPELNTLIDNMFQTMYHAEGVGLAAPQVGLPIRLLVIDLAPFKEDDPELGAFKITMINPEILERSEEEVSGDEGCLSIPGIHETVSRAQSIKITYLDPDFKEHTDVFEGYKARVVQHEYDHLEGHLFTDHVTPIRRQLLKSKLTNIVKGKASCGYKVKTA
- the ruvX gene encoding Holliday junction resolvase RuvX — encoded protein: MGRILAIDYGQKRVGLAVTDMLHISANGLDTVSAHEVLTYLEKYIAKEPVEKFVIGLPKQMNGQDSDSMQYIRPFATALQRKFPEIELVYVDERFTSVLAHKAMLEGGLKKKDRQNKELVDKISATIILQSYLESIYNL
- a CDS encoding sodium-translocating pyrophosphatase, with translation MKQFKRTAMLLFVALIASGKAFASEANLKIPDLHDATFPHFGGMDGWHLLLFGALVIVGTLSISLYLFKQVKSLPAHQSMLDVASTIYKTCRTYLLQQGKFLAILFGIIAVAMVYYLSMANAEATGPDALSTPVVVILVLLFSIVGMAGSYAVAWYGIRINTYANARTAFASLKKRPWDVVNIPLRSGISVGLFLISLELVMMIIILLFVPRSIVGYCFLGFAIGESLGASVLRIAGGIFTKIADIGSDLMKIVFKVKEDDPRNPGVIADCTGDNAGDSVGPTADAFETYGVTGVALISFITLAIPADQVDLQAKLIVWIFGMRFLMDIFSGISYFVNNAISEKQYGKSLDFDFEKPLTRLIWIAAISCIAISFGMSYVLIGDITVGGKLLPHLWWHLATIISFGTLAAVLIPEFTKKFTSSKSDHVHEIVTASREGGPSLTILSGIVSGNYAAYWMGLLMVGLMAGGYFISQNLGIGNAMSGYESIFAFGLVAFGFLCMGPVTIAVDSYGPVTDNAQSVFELSQIEQIPNISAEIEKYFGFTPDFERGKHYLEANDSAGNTFKATAKPVLIGTAVAGATTMIFSIILLLKGVGMLSLELTQAPILLGLITGGAMVFWFSGASIQAVTTGAYRAVEYIKRHMKLDKTQADEKDSIEVVRICTQYAQNGMWNIFITLMTATLAFALFDPNFFVAYLISIAIFGLFQALYMANAGGAWDNAKKLVEVDLQEKNTPLHDASVIGDTVGDPFKDTTSVALNPIIKFSTLFGLLAVEIAVNMSTVGADGVKHYTLAHFITAGILLAISMYFAWRSFYKMRIKVEE